The following DNA comes from Saccharomyces mikatae IFO 1815 strain IFO1815 genome assembly, chromosome: 8.
GCTACTCTTCTATGTTGTAACTGTGGTACCCCAATTGATGGGTCTACTGGATTGGTTATGTGTTACGACTGTATCAAACTGACAGTAGACATTACTCAAGGCATTCCAAGAGAAgccaatatttctttttgtagAAACTGTGAAAGATTTTTGCAACCTCCTGGTCAATGGATCAGAGCAGAATTAGAATCAAGGGAATTGCTAGCTATTTGTTTGCGTCGTTTGAAAGGTTTAACTAAAGTCAGATTGATAGACGCTTCATTTATTTGGACAGAACCTCATTCTAGACGTATTAGAATCAAACTCACTGTGCAAGGGGAAGCTATGACGAACACTATTATTCAGCAAACTTTCGAAGTAGAATACATTGTTATTGCAATGCAATGTCCAGACTGTGCCAGATCCTACACCACAAATACATGGAGGGCTACTGTTCAGATTAGGCAAAAAGTGCCTCATAAGAGaacatttttgtttttggaaCAACTGATTTTAAAGCATAATGCACATGTGGATACCATTTCCATTAGTGAAGCTAGGGACGGGTTGGATTTCTTTTATGCTCAAAAGAACCATGCGGTTAAAatgattgattttttgaatgctGTGGTTCCAATTAAGCATAAAAAATCTGAAGAACTTATCTCTCAAGATACACATACTGGTGCGTCTACTTAtaaattttcatattctgTCGAGATTGTCCCAATCTGTAAAGACGACTTGGTAGTTTTGCCAAAAAAGCTAGCTAAATCTATGGGTAACATTTCTCAATTCGTTTTATGTTCTAAGATTTCTAACACTGTCCAATTCATGGATCCAACTACTTTACAAACTGCGGATTTATCGCCATCAGTGTACTGGAGATCACCATTTAATGCCTTGGCAGATGTCACCCAATTAGTGGAATTCATTGTTTTGGACGTGGATTCTACGGGTATAAGTAGAGGTAATCGTGTCTTAGCTGATATAACTGTTGCTAGAACTTCAGATTTGGGTGTCAATGACCAAGTCTACTATACCAAGTCTCACCTCGGTGGTATATGCCACGCTGGTGACAGTGTTATGGGCTATTTCATTGCAAACTCCAATTACAACTCAGATCTATTTGACGGATTAAATATTGATTACGTGCCGGATGTAGTTCTTGTGAAGAAGCTGTACCAAAGAAAGAGTAAGAAGAGTAGACACTGGAAGTTGAAGAGAATGGCTAAGGAACACA
Coding sequences within:
- the NMD3 gene encoding ribosome-binding protein NMD3 (similar to Saccharomyces cerevisiae NMD3 (YHR170W); ancestral locus Anc_5.67), which encodes MEFAPMDPHQHQNAATLLCCNCGTPIDGSTGLVMCYDCIKLTVDITQGIPREANISFCRNCERFLQPPGQWIRAELESRELLAICLRRLKGLTKVRLIDASFIWTEPHSRRIRIKLTVQGEAMTNTIIQQTFEVEYIVIAMQCPDCARSYTTNTWRATVQIRQKVPHKRTFLFLEQLILKHNAHVDTISISEARDGLDFFYAQKNHAVKMIDFLNAVVPIKHKKSEELISQDTHTGASTYKFSYSVEIVPICKDDLVVLPKKLAKSMGNISQFVLCSKISNTVQFMDPTTLQTADLSPSVYWRSPFNALADVTQLVEFIVLDVDSTGISRGNRVLADITVARTSDLGVNDQVYYTKSHLGGICHAGDSVMGYFIANSNYNSDLFDGLNIDYVPDVVLVKKLYQRKSKKSRHWKLKRMAKEHKDIDASLDYSSRAQKQEMERAEKDYELFLQELEEDAELRQSVNLYKNRVADVPPEEHEMDEDEDEDAPQINIDELLDELDEMTLDDGADNAPVESQQ